One Streptomyces sp. R28 DNA window includes the following coding sequences:
- a CDS encoding carbohydrate ABC transporter permease, which produces MSADAGIGKAVPEPLTAVKAEQSLGGRLASFVSGGLVRVFLIVVGLFWLVPTIGLLLSSLRPPEEMTASGWWEVFSKPSQLTFDSYDKLLSNPDITDSILNTVLITVPATVLVVVIGSLAGYAFAWMEFPGRDWWFLGVVGLLVVPVQVALIPIAELFGNIGIFGSLIGVILFHVGFGLPFAVFLLRNFFAEIPRELLEAARLDGAGELRLFFRVVMPLGGPAIAALGIFQFLWVWNDMLVALIFTDSGSQPITVALQTQVRQFGNNIDVLAPGAFISMVIPLVVFFAFQRQFVSGVMAGAVK; this is translated from the coding sequence ATGAGTGCGGACGCCGGCATCGGCAAGGCGGTGCCCGAGCCGCTCACGGCCGTCAAGGCCGAGCAGTCCCTCGGCGGCCGGCTCGCCTCCTTCGTCAGCGGCGGGCTGGTGCGGGTGTTCCTGATCGTCGTGGGCCTGTTCTGGCTGGTCCCGACGATCGGGCTGCTGCTGTCCTCTCTCCGCCCGCCGGAGGAGATGACCGCGAGCGGCTGGTGGGAGGTCTTCAGCAAGCCCTCCCAACTCACCTTCGACAGCTACGACAAGCTGCTGAGCAACCCCGACATCACCGACTCGATCCTCAACACCGTGCTGATCACGGTCCCGGCGACGGTACTCGTCGTCGTCATCGGCTCGCTCGCGGGCTACGCGTTCGCGTGGATGGAGTTCCCGGGCCGCGACTGGTGGTTCCTGGGCGTGGTCGGCCTGTTGGTCGTGCCGGTGCAGGTGGCGCTGATCCCGATCGCCGAACTGTTCGGCAACATCGGCATCTTCGGGTCCCTGATCGGCGTGATCCTCTTCCACGTCGGCTTCGGGCTGCCGTTCGCGGTGTTCCTGCTCAGGAACTTCTTCGCGGAGATCCCGAGGGAGCTGCTGGAGGCGGCCCGCCTGGACGGCGCCGGTGAACTGCGCCTGTTCTTCCGCGTCGTGATGCCGCTCGGCGGTCCGGCGATCGCCGCGCTCGGCATCTTCCAGTTCCTGTGGGTGTGGAACGACATGCTGGTCGCGCTGATCTTCACGGACTCCGGGAGCCAGCCGATCACGGTCGCCCTGCAGACGCAGGTGCGCCAGTTCGGCAACAACATCGACGTCCTGGCACCCGGCGCGTTCATCTCCATGGTGATCCCGCTGGTGGTGTTCTTCGCGTTCCAGCGACAGTTCGTGTCCGGTGTGATGGCGGGCGCGGTGAAGTAG
- a CDS encoding carbohydrate ABC transporter permease, translated as MTGTRRMVAALFLLPALVLLGALVVYPIGYSVIRSFYDQSGDGFAGFDNYEALFTDDGIRTALKNNVIWVVFAPTVATALGLIFAVLTERVRWGTAFKLVVFMPMAISMLAAGIIFRLVYDQDPDKGVANAVWVGVHDTFAQASAFPKAHPGRESPLEAAPGGGFITKAGVSAGTPVTLPLVGVAPDQMPDDAKKAVPARPETGKVTGTTWQDFTRGKGVGTLGGVDAAELGYAGMKIEAVKDGKVVASTEPADDGTFTLPAAADGAQLRLPADNFREPYNGVDWLGPSLVTPSIIGSYIWMWAGFAMVLIAAGLAGIPRDLLEAARVDGANEWQVFRRVTVPLLAPVLAVVTVTLMINVLKVFDLVFIIAPGSSQDDANVLALELYRKGFSEDQPGIASAIAVFLLLLVIPVMWFNVRRLRREVRR; from the coding sequence GTGACCGGCACCCGCAGGATGGTGGCAGCGCTGTTCCTGCTGCCCGCTCTGGTGCTGCTCGGCGCGCTCGTGGTGTACCCGATCGGGTACTCGGTCATCCGCAGCTTCTACGACCAGTCCGGCGACGGCTTCGCCGGGTTCGACAACTACGAAGCCCTCTTCACCGACGACGGCATCCGCACGGCCCTGAAGAACAACGTCATCTGGGTGGTGTTCGCCCCGACGGTGGCCACCGCGCTCGGTCTGATCTTCGCGGTGCTGACCGAACGGGTGCGCTGGGGCACGGCGTTCAAGCTGGTCGTCTTCATGCCGATGGCGATCTCGATGCTGGCGGCGGGCATCATCTTCCGGCTCGTCTACGACCAGGACCCGGACAAGGGCGTCGCCAACGCGGTGTGGGTGGGTGTCCACGACACCTTCGCGCAGGCGTCCGCGTTCCCGAAGGCGCACCCGGGGCGGGAGTCGCCGCTCGAAGCGGCACCGGGCGGCGGCTTCATCACCAAGGCCGGCGTCAGCGCCGGCACCCCGGTCACCCTGCCCCTGGTCGGCGTCGCCCCCGACCAGATGCCGGACGACGCCAAGAAGGCCGTACCGGCGCGGCCGGAGACGGGCAAGGTCACCGGCACCACCTGGCAGGACTTCACGCGCGGCAAGGGCGTCGGCACGCTCGGCGGGGTCGACGCGGCCGAGCTGGGCTATGCCGGGATGAAGATCGAGGCCGTCAAGGACGGCAAGGTCGTGGCCAGCACGGAGCCCGCCGACGACGGCACGTTCACGCTGCCGGCCGCCGCCGACGGGGCGCAGCTGCGGCTCCCGGCGGACAACTTCAGGGAGCCGTACAACGGCGTGGACTGGCTCGGCCCGTCCCTGGTCACGCCGTCCATCATCGGGTCGTACATCTGGATGTGGGCCGGTTTCGCGATGGTGCTGATCGCGGCCGGGCTAGCGGGCATCCCCCGGGATCTGCTGGAGGCGGCCCGGGTGGACGGCGCCAACGAGTGGCAGGTCTTCCGCAGGGTCACGGTGCCGCTGCTGGCGCCCGTCCTCGCGGTCGTCACGGTCACCCTGATGATCAACGTCCTGAAGGTCTTCGACCTGGTCTTCATCATCGCCCCGGGCTCCTCCCAGGACGACGCGAACGTCCTCGCCCTTGAGCTGTACCGCAAGGGCTTCTCCGAGGACCAGCCGGGCATCGCCAGCGCCATCGCGGTGTTCCTGCTGCTCCTGGTGATTCCCGTGATGTGGTTCAACGTCCGTCGGCTCAGGCGGGAGGTCAGGCGATGA
- a CDS encoding CDP-glycerol glycerophosphotransferase family protein yields the protein MPRFSVIVPAYKVQAYLHECLESVLAQSYPDLELIAVDDCSPDASGAIIDEFAARDARVRPVHLAENRGLGPARNAGMAQATGDYLIFLDSDDSLTPDALQAIADRLKETGDPDVLVYDYARTYWTGETVRNQAAARLTEQGPAPFRLADRPGLLRLLMVAWNKAYRREFVEQEGFAFPSGYYEDTPWTYPVLMTAESIATLDRVCVHYRQRRRGGILGTVSPRHFDIFEQYDRVFAYVDRNPELARWRPLLFRRMVDHLVVVFARRDRLPRRSRAQFLRTARTYYRRYRSPGAPVPPRARVHHALVRLGLHRTYRALQLTATLVRRTAKLTNRLLKGLRSTALRLHYRIQRRLPLRADRAVFAAHGVRGHGCHPGALEQAFRTHAPGIRTAWIAEAEQHDSVPADTRRLRPDTAAYWTALARSKYLVHNAGFDRRLVKRRGQVLVQTRQGTPLKHMGLDLRERPAAAGDTDFDELLGDVDKWDYVLSANRHSTLVWERVYPGDYTTLEYGSPRSDVFQQATSADVARIRESLGIPEGAVAILYAPTHRDYRRTQRTTLDLHHVLRRLGPRFVVLARAHPRHGGPLAPTAGQVIDVTDHPSVESLCLASDALVTDYSSIMFDYADLDRPIVIHADDREAYEAARGTYFDLRSFPPGAVSRSEDELIDIFATGHWRGSRSAQLRSAFRERFCPYGDGRAAERVVRHVVLGETGPPSVVPLDKRHPVPSPAAERSAGSAAMGRRSSAAPSWLVAQFPAPLQGAAEPQPTPPAPLKSTEADAAS from the coding sequence TTGCCCAGGTTCAGTGTCATTGTCCCCGCGTACAAGGTTCAGGCGTACCTGCACGAGTGCCTGGAATCGGTGCTCGCACAGTCGTACCCGGATCTCGAACTGATCGCCGTCGACGACTGCTCACCGGATGCGTCCGGCGCGATCATCGACGAGTTCGCGGCCCGCGACGCGCGTGTGCGTCCCGTGCACCTCGCCGAGAACCGGGGGCTGGGGCCCGCCCGCAACGCCGGTATGGCTCAGGCCACCGGCGACTACCTGATCTTCCTCGACAGCGACGACAGCCTCACTCCCGATGCCCTGCAGGCGATCGCCGACCGGCTGAAGGAGACCGGAGACCCGGACGTCCTGGTCTACGACTACGCGCGCACCTACTGGACCGGCGAGACGGTCCGCAACCAGGCCGCGGCCCGGCTCACCGAACAGGGCCCGGCCCCCTTCCGGCTGGCGGACCGCCCGGGGCTGCTGCGGCTGCTGATGGTGGCCTGGAACAAGGCCTACCGGCGGGAGTTCGTCGAGCAGGAGGGCTTCGCCTTCCCGTCCGGCTACTACGAGGACACGCCCTGGACGTACCCGGTCCTGATGACGGCGGAGTCGATCGCGACCCTGGACCGGGTGTGCGTGCACTACCGGCAGCGGCGCCGGGGCGGCATCCTCGGCACGGTCAGCCCGCGGCACTTCGACATCTTCGAGCAGTACGACCGTGTCTTCGCGTACGTCGACCGCAACCCCGAACTCGCCCGCTGGCGCCCGCTGTTGTTCCGTCGGATGGTCGACCACCTGGTCGTGGTGTTCGCCCGCCGCGACCGCCTGCCGCGCCGCAGCCGCGCCCAGTTCCTGCGCACGGCCCGCACCTACTACCGCCGTTACCGCTCCCCGGGCGCCCCCGTCCCTCCGCGCGCCCGGGTCCACCACGCCCTGGTCCGCCTGGGCCTGCACCGCACCTACCGCGCCCTGCAACTGACGGCCACCCTGGTCCGCCGCACCGCCAAGCTCACCAACCGTCTGCTGAAGGGCCTGCGTTCCACCGCCCTGCGCCTGCACTACCGCATCCAGCGGCGCCTCCCGCTGCGCGCCGACCGCGCCGTCTTCGCCGCCCACGGCGTGCGCGGCCACGGCTGCCACCCGGGCGCCCTGGAGCAGGCCTTCCGCACGCACGCCCCGGGCATCCGCACGGCCTGGATCGCCGAGGCCGAGCAGCACGACTCCGTCCCCGCCGACACCCGTCGGCTGCGCCCCGACACGGCCGCCTACTGGACGGCCCTGGCCCGCTCCAAGTACCTGGTCCACAACGCCGGCTTCGATCGCCGCCTGGTCAAGCGCCGCGGCCAGGTCCTGGTGCAGACCCGGCAGGGCACCCCGCTCAAGCACATGGGCCTGGACCTGCGCGAACGGCCGGCAGCCGCGGGGGACACGGACTTCGACGAACTCCTCGGCGACGTCGACAAGTGGGACTACGTCCTGTCCGCCAACCGCCACTCCACCCTGGTCTGGGAGCGCGTCTACCCGGGCGACTACACGACCCTCGAATACGGCAGCCCGCGCAGCGACGTCTTCCAGCAGGCGACTTCGGCGGACGTGGCCCGGATCCGGGAGTCGCTCGGCATCCCCGAGGGCGCGGTCGCGATCCTCTACGCCCCCACCCACCGCGACTACCGGCGCACCCAGCGCACCACTCTCGACCTGCACCACGTCCTGCGCCGCCTGGGCCCCCGCTTCGTCGTCCTGGCCCGCGCGCACCCCCGGCACGGCGGCCCCCTCGCCCCCACCGCGGGCCAGGTCATCGACGTCACCGACCACCCGAGCGTCGAGTCGCTGTGCCTGGCCTCGGACGCCCTGGTCACCGACTACTCGTCGATCATGTTCGACTACGCCGACCTGGACCGGCCGATCGTGATCCACGCCGACGACCGGGAGGCGTACGAGGCGGCCCGCGGCACCTACTTCGACCTGCGTTCCTTCCCGCCGGGCGCGGTGTCGCGCAGCGAGGACGAGCTGATCGACATCTTCGCCACCGGCCACTGGCGCGGCTCGCGCTCCGCCCAGCTGCGGTCGGCGTTCCGCGAGCGTTTCTGCCCGTACGGCGACGGACGCGCCGCCGAGCGGGTCGTCCGCCATGTCGTGCTGGGCGAGACCGGCCCACCATCCGTCGTGCCCCTCGACAAGCGCCACCCCGTACCGTCGCCGGCCGCGGAGCGCTCCGCTGGGAGTGCCGCGATGGGCCGTCGATCGTCTGCGGCGCCATCGTGGCTGGTCGCGCAGTTCCCCGCGCCCCTTCAGGGCGCTGCCGAACCGCAGCCGACACCGCCCGCCCCCCTCAAGTCGACTGAGGCCGACGCAGCCTCCTGA